The genome window AACTTGGAGTCCCTAAATTTGCTTAGTTTACCATAAATAACAAATGCCCAACCACTATCAATGTTTGGGCATTTGTTGTAGGTATTAACAGAAGTCCATATCAATGAATCCAGACGCCATATTAGTTGCCTTTAAATATCGATCCCTATTATGCCTTTACTCATCTAAATAAATAGTCCATGTACGATTTAATTTAGTAGTTTTATTGTCAGAGATTAAAGTATGTTCCTCTTTATCCCCTTTTGTGCTAATATAAAAATAACTTGGATGTATTTGTCCTTCAAAAGATATAGAGCATAACTCACCATCTTTAGATAAGTTCTCTCCCAAATAGAAGCTAACGTTAGCGTCCTTTTTTGATTTAGTTTGACTTTCAAACCTTATTTTTGCCTGTATTTTGGTCACAGCAAATGCTCTTCCATTTATAATCAAACTTTGTACATTATCCTGTATCGGTTCAAAGTCAAAACCCATCTCTGTTAAGAAGTTATCGCCGTATATACTCGTTTTATTCTTCATAGACTCTTTTATCATATACGTTAAAATTTCTTGCTGTATAATGGTTGTATTAAGTTGTTTTTGAATAAGTGCACCCGGATTTGTGGAATTGTTATTTAATAGGAAAGTATGATTAAGCTTATGTAAATCACTCATACTAAATATGATGTTACCAAATATAGAACTATCGATATGCAATCTGTAATCTATTACAGATAGTCGCATAGACATAAATCCCTCTTGAATTTTTGGATTTAGAACAATGTTTTCTTTATTAATACTGGATAGTGTCCTAAGTTCTATATCAAATAATTTTGCATTATCTACAGCGCCAAACTGGAAGCCTTTCGATGAAACTATTATCTTTTTATTTATATTATTTACGGTGCTACACTTGCT of Spirosoma agri contains these proteins:
- a CDS encoding restriction endonuclease: MIKNNGRPFEKLVAIIQEAYKDLPQTKIYTNHKVRDRLGKKREFDVFINTNTNNFDFNVAIECKDYQKPVSVSVIEAFNSKCSTVNNINKKIIVSSKGFQFGAVDNAKLFDIELRTLSSINKENIVLNPKIQEGFMSMRLSVIDYRLHIDSSIFGNIIFSMSDLHKLNHTFLLNNNSTNPGALIQKQLNTTIIQQEILTYMIKESMKNKTSIYGDNFLTEMGFDFEPIQDNVQSLIINGRAFAVTKIQAKIRFESQTKSKKDANVSFYLGENLSKDGELCSISFEGQIHPSYFYISTKGDKEEHTLISDNKTTKLNRTWTIYLDE